A window of Candidatus Binatia bacterium contains these coding sequences:
- a CDS encoding HEAT repeat domain-containing protein, whose amino-acid sequence MQSFRNNFSALRSTSWLVGLLILLAGCQNSETPSEQAPAAKLRQGPVDRLTLALMGDPEDEVSQMGLIALQGDSLPGVQKLLASNDPAVRFAGVEILEQIVAPGAIEVLIASLEDPDESVRLEVVEALGTWQNAKATDPLLALYPHETDNQVKYEILTSLGAIGSTEAIPVLQAATKADDPYLRMWGMDALCTMRAPRATQRALELIRDPNRYTRLQVLKSCKNLIGQNTPTGELLETVLVADSFTEASLGRAILTQQMAGTYGAPNRAIVREATRKRLSAEDNIIAALLLAQIGDPAAIPRLLQSADDPDPQLRHNIAYRLGQLGDPETIPDLIVLLGDQSDLVSGTAAGALQQWDNTSFPAAQTALQNYAGPKLPPPTGPRLPAE is encoded by the coding sequence ATGCAGAGTTTCAGAAATAATTTTTCCGCACTTCGTTCCACCAGCTGGCTTGTCGGCCTGCTGATCCTCCTGGCTGGCTGTCAGAATAGCGAGACGCCCTCCGAGCAAGCCCCTGCAGCGAAATTGAGGCAGGGACCCGTCGACCGCCTGACCCTCGCGCTCATGGGAGACCCTGAAGACGAGGTCAGCCAGATGGGCCTGATCGCGCTTCAGGGCGATAGTCTTCCGGGCGTGCAAAAACTTCTCGCCAGCAATGATCCGGCTGTTCGGTTTGCGGGCGTCGAAATCCTCGAACAGATCGTCGCACCAGGTGCGATCGAGGTGCTGATCGCCTCGCTGGAAGATCCTGACGAATCCGTACGTCTGGAAGTCGTGGAAGCACTTGGCACATGGCAAAACGCAAAGGCGACCGACCCCCTTCTCGCTCTCTACCCGCATGAGACAGACAATCAGGTGAAGTACGAGATCCTGACCTCGCTGGGAGCTATCGGTTCGACCGAAGCAATTCCGGTCCTGCAGGCTGCAACCAAGGCCGATGACCCTTATCTGCGCATGTGGGGCATGGACGCGCTCTGCACCATGCGAGCGCCCCGGGCCACCCAACGCGCGCTCGAGCTGATCCGGGACCCCAACCGTTACACTCGGCTTCAAGTCCTGAAGTCCTGCAAGAATCTGATCGGGCAGAATACGCCGACCGGAGAACTTCTCGAGACGGTCCTTGTTGCCGATTCGTTCACGGAAGCCAGCTTGGGGCGCGCCATTCTCACCCAACAGATGGCAGGCACTTATGGTGCCCCCAACCGGGCGATTGTTCGCGAGGCAACACGCAAGCGACTCAGCGCAGAAGACAATATCATCGCCGCACTTCTTCTTGCCCAGATCGGAGACCCAGCGGCCATTCCCAGACTTCTGCAGAGCGCCGACGACCCGGACCCGCAACTCCGCCACAATATCGCCTACCGTTTGGGCCAACTCGGTGACCCGGAAACAATCCCTGACCTGATTGTGCTACTCGGGGACCAGAGCGATCTCGTGTCGGGAACTGCGGCCGGAGCCCTCCAGCAATGGGACAATACCTCATTCCCGGCCGCACAAACGGCGTTGCAAAACTATGCAGGACCTAAATTGCCACCGCCAACAGGCCCGCGTTTGCCGGCTGAATAG
- a CDS encoding NADH-quinone oxidoreductase subunit N yields the protein MIEIVYGAAEWQSIAPVGTLVLFAMGILLNEAFNGEKHDAQTPFWFSIAGLAAASAVSIYVWEDGSSAFGGVFTNDGVAMMTNLIACLAGGVSLAMALSHLEDLGIKAREVYPLVLFTVAGMMIMGGAEDLIVLFIGVEIMSIPAYVLAGLHRRDERSSEAALKYFILGALASSFLLYGIALIYGATGSFSYTEIAAALPAADRGLVLGGIALLIVGLGFKVGVVPFHFWAPDVYQGAPTSITALMAVGIKAGAAVGMARLFLTALAPMHADWSIALWVLSAATMVVGNITAISQNNIKRMLAYSSVAHAGYVLAALVAGTPRGGAAILFYLIVYAFMNLGAFAVVASMAVPGNRRESISDYAGLAESRPILAGVMVIFLLSLMGIPPMAGFIGKLYIIEALVQVGYIPLAVILILTSVISGYYYLRVIVEMFMRDPVTEPPAIEPKPYLVGALLVALVGTIYFGVFPDSALDLARASFLTLR from the coding sequence ATGATCGAAATCGTTTATGGCGCTGCCGAGTGGCAGTCGATTGCTCCGGTCGGGACGCTGGTCCTGTTTGCCATGGGGATTCTCCTCAACGAGGCCTTCAACGGGGAGAAGCATGACGCGCAAACGCCATTCTGGTTCTCGATAGCCGGTTTGGCGGCTGCCAGCGCGGTCTCCATTTATGTCTGGGAAGACGGCAGCAGCGCTTTCGGCGGTGTCTTTACCAACGATGGCGTTGCCATGATGACCAACCTGATTGCTTGCCTGGCGGGGGGAGTGAGTCTGGCGATGGCCTTGAGCCATCTGGAAGATCTCGGCATCAAGGCCCGCGAAGTCTACCCTCTGGTCTTGTTCACCGTCGCCGGCATGATGATCATGGGCGGGGCGGAGGATCTCATCGTCTTGTTCATCGGCGTTGAGATCATGTCGATCCCGGCCTATGTCCTCGCCGGATTGCACCGGCGAGACGAGCGTTCCTCGGAAGCCGCGTTGAAATATTTCATTCTCGGTGCCTTGGCTTCCTCCTTCCTGCTCTACGGGATTGCTCTGATCTACGGGGCCACCGGTTCCTTCTCCTACACGGAAATTGCCGCGGCTTTGCCTGCGGCAGACCGCGGTCTCGTCCTTGGCGGCATCGCACTGCTGATTGTCGGATTGGGGTTCAAGGTCGGAGTGGTGCCCTTCCATTTCTGGGCCCCGGACGTGTATCAGGGGGCACCGACCTCGATCACCGCCTTGATGGCCGTGGGAATCAAGGCGGGCGCTGCCGTCGGAATGGCGAGACTTTTTCTCACCGCTCTGGCTCCGATGCATGCTGACTGGTCGATCGCCTTGTGGGTGCTTTCTGCCGCGACCATGGTGGTTGGCAATATTACGGCGATCTCGCAGAATAATATCAAGCGAATGTTGGCCTATTCCAGCGTCGCCCACGCAGGCTATGTGCTGGCCGCGTTGGTTGCGGGAACGCCTCGTGGTGGCGCGGCGATCCTCTTCTATCTGATCGTGTACGCGTTCATGAATCTCGGCGCTTTTGCGGTGGTGGCCTCCATGGCTGTTCCCGGAAACCGCAGGGAGTCCATATCGGACTATGCGGGTCTGGCCGAGAGCCGACCGATTCTCGCCGGTGTGATGGTGATCTTCCTGCTGTCCCTGATGGGGATCCCGCCGATGGCCGGATTTATCGGCAAGCTCTACATCATCGAGGCCCTGGTGCAGGTCGGCTATATCCCGCTGGCTGTTATTCTCATTCTGACCAGCGTCATCTCCGGATATTATTATTTGCGGGTGATCGTGGAGATGTTCATGCGCGACCCGGTCACCGAACCTCCCGCGATCGAACCGAAGCCTTATCTTGTGGGCGCATTGCTGGTTGCACTTGTCGGCACGATTTATTTCGGAGTCTTCCCGGACTCGGCGCTGGACCTGGCCCGCGCCTCGTTTCTCACTCTGCGCTAG
- a CDS encoding NADH-quinone oxidoreductase subunit M, with amino-acid sequence MDFPILTWIVFSPLLLGFVLLFLPTEPREIAQRTAFVFSLVPLALSLVLLSQFDGSNGHLQMVESVPWMPSLGITYSVGVDGFSIWLILLTTMLTPIVLLGSWTDIRHRAKEFMFFILVLEWGMLGALVAIDLFLFFLFWELMLFPMAFVLGIWGGPRRHYALVKFVLYTMTGSALMLVALLYLVLVHGESGELTFDIMSLYGTELSYTEQMWLFWAFAIAFFIKVPLFPLHTWLPDAHTEAPTGGSVDLAGILLKMGAYAFLRFAIPLFPLAAEDAFPVVIGLAVFGIVYGAMVAYPQKDMKRLIAYSSVSHMGFVILGIYSFDAMGVTGGVLQMVNHGLVTGGLFLAIGFIYDRTHTRQIAEYGGLWSVAPTFSVIFLILTFASIGLPGTNSFVGEFLILLGSFRTHPWAAAIATSGVVLGGAYMLTMYKKVVFGSLGRVVTDAEETLRDFSPREVLSLLPILLFVFWIGIYPKPFLSRIEPTVDVFLARLHQAGATKYIEAPKLDLLSEAKVAVR; translated from the coding sequence ATGGATTTCCCGATTCTGACCTGGATTGTTTTTTCGCCCCTTCTCCTCGGGTTCGTGCTTCTTTTTCTCCCCACGGAACCGCGCGAGATCGCGCAGCGGACAGCATTCGTGTTTTCGCTTGTGCCGTTAGCGCTGTCTCTCGTTCTGCTTTCCCAGTTTGATGGTTCAAACGGACATTTGCAGATGGTGGAAAGTGTTCCCTGGATGCCTTCCCTGGGAATTACCTACTCCGTCGGCGTCGACGGGTTCTCGATCTGGCTGATCCTGCTGACCACGATGCTTACCCCGATTGTCTTGCTCGGCTCGTGGACCGATATACGACACCGAGCGAAGGAATTCATGTTCTTCATCCTCGTCCTCGAGTGGGGAATGCTGGGAGCATTGGTCGCGATCGATCTCTTCCTGTTCTTTTTGTTCTGGGAGTTGATGCTCTTCCCGATGGCTTTCGTTCTCGGCATTTGGGGCGGGCCACGTCGACACTACGCGTTGGTCAAATTCGTGCTTTATACGATGACCGGAAGTGCGCTGATGCTGGTGGCGCTTCTCTATCTGGTCCTCGTCCACGGCGAATCGGGTGAACTGACATTCGATATCATGAGCCTTTACGGAACCGAGTTGAGCTACACCGAGCAGATGTGGCTTTTCTGGGCCTTCGCGATCGCCTTTTTCATCAAGGTGCCGCTCTTTCCGCTGCATACCTGGTTGCCGGATGCCCATACCGAGGCGCCCACGGGTGGCTCGGTCGATCTCGCAGGGATCCTCCTGAAAATGGGCGCCTACGCATTCCTGCGCTTTGCGATCCCGCTCTTCCCTCTCGCGGCAGAGGACGCCTTCCCGGTGGTGATCGGCCTGGCGGTTTTCGGGATCGTCTATGGCGCGATGGTGGCCTACCCGCAAAAAGATATGAAGCGGCTGATCGCTTATTCCTCGGTCAGTCATATGGGTTTTGTGATCCTCGGGATCTATTCGTTTGATGCGATGGGCGTTACGGGCGGCGTTCTCCAGATGGTCAACCACGGATTGGTGACCGGCGGACTCTTTCTCGCCATCGGCTTCATCTACGACCGAACTCATACGCGTCAGATCGCCGAATATGGCGGGTTGTGGTCTGTAGCGCCGACTTTTTCGGTGATCTTTTTGATCCTGACCTTTGCTTCGATCGGACTGCCGGGGACCAATAGTTTTGTTGGCGAGTTTCTGATTCTGCTCGGTTCTTTCCGAACCCATCCCTGGGCCGCCGCGATTGCGACGTCGGGCGTCGTCCTCGGCGGTGCGTATATGCTGACGATGTACAAGAAGGTGGTCTTCGGCTCTTTGGGACGCGTGGTCACCGACGCGGAAGAGACTCTGCGCGATTTCAGTCCGCGTGAGGTTCTCAGCCTGCTGCCGATCCTGCTCTTCGTGTTCTGGATCGGCATTTACCCCAAGCCGTTCCTCTCCAGGATTGAGCCTACGGTGGATGTTTTTCTGGCTCGCCTGCATCAGGCGGGTGCGACCAAATATATTGAGGCACCGAAGCTGGATCTTCTCTCTGAAGCGAAGGTGGCTGTCCGATGA
- the nuoL gene encoding NADH-quinone oxidoreductase subunit L, which translates to MPELETSLLRWIVLLPLAGFVANVICAKLDKPLASKFIGPGVLFTAFAIAMTGVGMLWSLPVEHLGEGALIDPVFTWIAAGPLTVDFTLRLDALTSVMLFLITGVGSLIHLYAVGYMEDDPDVSRFFAYLNLFVAAMLILVLGDSLVVLFIGWEGVGLCSYLLIGFWHKEMGNADAGQKAMIVNRIGDAAFLIGMFVLFWGLYEIGVPTLNLQSINQNAGALAQAIPWMPTAVCLLMLFGATGKSAQVPLFVWLPDAMAGPTPVSALIHAATMVTAGVYLIARLSFLYVLSPDALHVVAWIGGFTCLFAATMAIVQEDLKKVLAYSTVSQIGYMVLGVGVGAFAAGIFHVMMHAFFKGLLFLGAGAVMHALHGELRMSHMGGLRKQMPKTAGTFFIASLAIAGFPGFAAFFSKDMVLENAYMGGFVGPWALGTIAAGFTAFYIFRAFFRTFTGESHVDPEKAEHLHEMGWQMTVPMIILAVLATFGGWIGMPLHLLWGDAIGHYLAPALASNPFMHGGGHHTGEVLILMAIATGVGLFGMFWAWLLYVKRPALLDTVYGVTRPIYPVLWNKYWLDEIYDGLIVAPYKRTSRFLWSAIDVVIVDGIVNGVATTVTLLSGVIRRVQTGNVQHYALGLLFGAAFLLGTYLVVGG; encoded by the coding sequence ATGCCCGAACTCGAAACATCCCTGCTCCGCTGGATCGTGCTGTTGCCGCTCGCCGGCTTCGTCGCCAATGTCATCTGCGCGAAGCTCGACAAGCCGCTCGCTTCCAAGTTCATCGGTCCGGGCGTTCTGTTCACGGCGTTTGCGATCGCCATGACGGGCGTCGGGATGCTCTGGAGCCTCCCGGTCGAGCATCTGGGCGAGGGCGCTCTGATCGACCCGGTATTTACATGGATTGCTGCGGGGCCGCTGACTGTCGATTTTACTCTCAGGCTGGATGCCCTGACCAGTGTGATGCTTTTCCTGATCACCGGGGTAGGCTCCCTGATCCACCTCTACGCGGTCGGCTACATGGAAGACGATCCGGATGTTTCGCGTTTCTTTGCCTATTTGAACCTTTTCGTCGCCGCGATGCTGATTCTGGTCCTGGGCGACTCGCTGGTGGTTCTCTTCATCGGCTGGGAAGGCGTGGGCCTCTGCTCCTATTTGCTGATCGGCTTCTGGCATAAGGAAATGGGGAACGCGGATGCTGGCCAGAAGGCCATGATCGTGAACCGCATTGGCGATGCGGCGTTTCTGATCGGCATGTTCGTGCTTTTCTGGGGACTCTACGAGATCGGTGTCCCGACTTTGAACCTTCAGAGCATCAACCAGAATGCCGGAGCACTGGCGCAGGCGATACCGTGGATGCCGACGGCCGTCTGCTTGTTGATGCTTTTCGGCGCGACCGGAAAGTCCGCTCAGGTACCTCTTTTTGTCTGGCTGCCCGATGCCATGGCCGGCCCCACGCCGGTTTCGGCGCTGATTCACGCGGCAACCATGGTGACTGCAGGCGTCTATCTGATCGCCCGGTTGTCTTTCCTCTACGTCCTTTCTCCGGACGCTCTTCATGTGGTTGCCTGGATTGGCGGATTCACCTGCCTGTTCGCCGCGACCATGGCGATCGTTCAGGAGGATCTGAAGAAGGTTCTGGCTTACTCGACCGTGTCGCAGATTGGCTACATGGTGCTCGGCGTCGGCGTCGGCGCTTTTGCTGCCGGTATCTTCCACGTCATGATGCACGCGTTCTTCAAAGGTCTCCTCTTCCTCGGGGCGGGCGCTGTGATGCATGCCCTGCATGGAGAATTGCGGATGTCCCATATGGGGGGGCTCCGAAAGCAGATGCCAAAGACGGCGGGAACCTTTTTCATCGCAAGTCTGGCAATCGCAGGCTTCCCCGGATTCGCTGCCTTCTTCTCCAAGGATATGGTTCTCGAGAACGCATACATGGGAGGTTTCGTCGGACCATGGGCGCTCGGTACCATCGCGGCCGGATTTACGGCCTTCTATATCTTCCGGGCCTTCTTTCGCACCTTTACCGGTGAGAGTCATGTCGACCCGGAAAAAGCCGAGCACCTGCACGAGATGGGCTGGCAAATGACGGTGCCCATGATCATTCTCGCCGTTTTGGCCACCTTCGGTGGTTGGATCGGCATGCCGCTCCATCTTCTCTGGGGCGATGCGATCGGTCACTATCTGGCACCAGCGCTGGCTTCCAACCCCTTTATGCACGGGGGAGGTCACCACACCGGCGAGGTTTTGATTCTCATGGCAATCGCAACCGGGGTAGGCCTCTTCGGAATGTTCTGGGCCTGGTTGCTCTATGTGAAGCGACCTGCGCTTCTCGATACCGTTTACGGCGTGACGCGTCCGATCTATCCCGTTCTCTGGAACAAGTATTGGCTCGATGAGATCTATGATGGTTTGATCGTGGCTCCTTATAAAAGAACCTCTCGGTTCCTCTGGTCCGCGATCGATGTGGTCATCGTGGACGGCATCGTGAATGGCGTCGCGACAACCGTAACGCTTCTCTCGGGAGTGATCCGGCGGGTGCAAACAGGCAATGTGCAACATTACGCACTGGGGTTGCTCTTCGGCGCCGCATTCCTTCTCGGGACCTACCTGGTGGTCGGGGGTTGA
- the nuoK gene encoding NADH-quinone oxidoreductase subunit NuoK, with product MDVPVDHYLVLAAVVFSIGVFGVLFRRNVIVMLMSVELMLNGVNITFVALARKMWDLDGQVVVFFVMTVAAAEAAVGLAIFLVNFAGRKTLNADEIRVMQG from the coding sequence ATGGATGTACCAGTCGATCATTATCTTGTGCTCGCTGCGGTCGTTTTTTCGATCGGCGTTTTTGGCGTTCTTTTTCGCCGCAACGTGATCGTGATGCTGATGTCTGTCGAGCTGATGCTCAACGGTGTGAACATCACCTTCGTTGCCTTGGCCAGAAAGATGTGGGACCTCGACGGGCAGGTCGTCGTCTTTTTCGTGATGACGGTCGCTGCGGCAGAGGCAGCTGTGGGCCTTGCGATTTTCCTGGTGAACTTCGCGGGCCGCAAGACTTTGAACGCGGACGAAATCCGCGTCATGCAAGGATAG
- a CDS encoding NADH-quinone oxidoreductase subunit J, which yields MVLFWILAVLTIAGALTTVLHRNPVYSALALVFTLFQVAIIFLALDAFLVAFLQVIVYAGAIVVLFLFVIMLLAVEPEEPLAGQLPLRISAGILCLLLVIELATLSTLPGISNMAEPMPEGFGQTAAVARQLFSAYMLPFELTSVLLLVAVVGAVVMARRKAS from the coding sequence ATGGTTTTGTTCTGGATCCTCGCTGTACTGACGATCGCAGGGGCGCTGACAACGGTCCTGCACCGTAACCCCGTCTACTCGGCACTCGCCCTTGTATTCACGCTTTTTCAGGTTGCGATCATCTTTCTCGCACTTGACGCATTTCTCGTCGCCTTTTTGCAGGTCATTGTCTACGCAGGTGCGATCGTTGTCCTCTTTCTCTTCGTGATCATGCTTCTGGCCGTGGAACCTGAAGAACCTCTCGCCGGGCAATTGCCGCTCCGGATTTCGGCAGGAATTCTTTGCCTTCTTCTCGTCATCGAGCTGGCCACCCTGAGCACATTACCCGGAATCTCGAATATGGCCGAGCCGATGCCCGAGGGCTTCGGGCAAACAGCCGCTGTCGCTCGTCAGCTTTTCTCGGCGTATATGCTCCCTTTTGAACTAACCAGCGTTTTGCTTCTCGTCGCCGTGGTCGGCGCGGTGGTCATGGCGCGACGCAAGGCTTCCTGA
- a CDS encoding NADH-quinone oxidoreductase subunit H: MEVIFTLVKVIVAFVIMLQMVLVLLWVERKGSALIQDRVGANRANIFGGLLPFNLGIVNTFMADPLKGFHKEDIVPADADKFLHWLAPIVGIIPLFLTFAVVPFGDVLILGDYTINLQAAETGVGILLILAMVSMGVYGVVLGGWASNSRYSMLGGVRGTAQMISYEVSMGLAIVAVVLTYGTLDMQEIARAQGELMWGVIPAWGVFYQPLALVILFIAGMAESKRAPFDLPEAESELVAGFYTEYSGSKQLVFMMADFVEIAIVAALVTTFFFGGWQVPYLYQDGFQFPGGWQVYVPSLMVTLMQIVAFLLKLFFFCWVQILVRWSLPRVRYDQLMDLGWKRLLPLGLANVVITAILILALQGFTV; the protein is encoded by the coding sequence ATGGAAGTGATTTTCACGCTGGTGAAGGTAATTGTCGCCTTCGTCATCATGCTGCAGATGGTGCTGGTCCTCTTGTGGGTCGAGCGGAAGGGTTCGGCTCTGATTCAGGATCGAGTTGGCGCCAATCGAGCGAATATCTTTGGAGGTTTGTTGCCCTTCAATTTGGGAATTGTGAACACCTTCATGGCCGACCCACTCAAGGGTTTCCACAAGGAAGATATCGTGCCGGCCGACGCGGATAAATTCCTCCACTGGCTGGCCCCGATCGTCGGGATCATCCCGCTCTTCCTCACATTCGCAGTGGTCCCGTTCGGCGATGTGCTGATTCTCGGTGATTATACGATTAATCTGCAAGCCGCAGAGACAGGTGTCGGCATTCTGCTGATCCTCGCAATGGTCTCGATGGGCGTTTACGGCGTCGTGCTCGGCGGTTGGGCTTCCAACTCCCGGTATTCAATGTTGGGCGGCGTGCGCGGAACAGCCCAGATGATCTCCTACGAGGTCTCGATGGGATTGGCGATCGTCGCCGTCGTCCTGACCTACGGCACCCTCGATATGCAGGAAATCGCTCGCGCGCAGGGCGAACTGATGTGGGGGGTCATTCCGGCCTGGGGTGTTTTCTATCAGCCTCTGGCTCTGGTGATCCTCTTCATTGCCGGGATGGCGGAATCCAAGCGGGCGCCTTTCGACCTGCCCGAAGCCGAGTCGGAACTGGTTGCCGGTTTCTACACGGAATATTCCGGCTCCAAGCAATTGGTTTTCATGATGGCGGACTTCGTGGAGATCGCCATTGTCGCGGCTTTGGTCACGACATTCTTCTTCGGAGGCTGGCAAGTCCCCTATCTCTATCAGGACGGTTTCCAGTTCCCTGGTGGCTGGCAGGTGTATGTACCATCCCTGATGGTGACCCTGATGCAGATCGTTGCCTTCCTGCTGAAGCTGTTTTTCTTCTGCTGGGTGCAGATTTTGGTGCGCTGGTCCCTCCCGCGGGTGCGTTATGACCAGTTGATGGATTTGGGTTGGAAGCGTTTGCTGCCGCTCGGCCTCGCGAATGTGGTCATCACGGCGATTCTCATCCTCGCGCTGCAAGGGTTCACAGTCTGA
- a CDS encoding NADH-quinone oxidoreductase subunit A — translation MSAALCSLVAIIMVFASRIIGPQNPSETKLEVFEAGNPPVGTLRGMRFPIKFYLVAILFIVFDIEVVFMYPWAVIFRDLGWFGLAEMGVFVGILTVGLAYVWRVGALAWE, via the coding sequence ATGAGCGCGGCGCTCTGCTCGCTGGTCGCCATAATTATGGTTTTTGCGAGCCGGATCATCGGACCGCAAAATCCAAGTGAAACCAAGCTCGAGGTTTTCGAAGCTGGCAACCCGCCGGTGGGAACCCTCCGTGGCATGCGTTTCCCGATCAAATTTTATCTCGTTGCCATTCTCTTTATCGTTTTCGATATAGAGGTGGTCTTCATGTACCCTTGGGCGGTGATTTTTCGCGATCTGGGGTGGTTCGGTCTGGCCGAAATGGGAGTGTTTGTCGGCATTCTTACTGTGGGTTTGGCCTACGTCTGGCGCGTCGGAGCGCTGGCTTGGGAATGA
- a CDS encoding phosphotransferase: MSNQVLKDLAAACWPGVEILAERPLTGDAGTRSYVRLRLRGTQAPATALAMLFSADGSARAPEEGDGPPQSELPFVNMQRFLREHEVPVPEIYWVAESEGCLLLEDLGDLPLAQAAEKAEDSEREVLMKQAVSLLAKLATADSRAKSACFALEQTYGADAIARELQITATHGLGHAQGVGIRPAGADPELESALAALGKRLEKQPLGLMHRDYHAWNLHIDPTDQLRVIDFQDATRGPLLYDLASLLTDRDTDRFVNPELESDLLVYWHEEMGRCGQHPYPDGNELREAYFVAVAYRTLRVIGRFGVLALELEKPGYFERYAPRMAQQTMRALDNLGEEELADLLFQRSPIFS, from the coding sequence GTGAGCAATCAAGTTCTGAAGGATCTGGCCGCAGCCTGCTGGCCGGGCGTGGAGATTTTGGCCGAAAGGCCCCTGACCGGCGACGCGGGCACGCGCAGCTACGTGCGCCTCCGCCTGCGTGGGACGCAGGCTCCCGCAACCGCCCTTGCCATGCTTTTTTCTGCCGACGGGTCGGCCCGAGCACCCGAGGAAGGAGACGGCCCCCCGCAAAGCGAGCTCCCATTCGTCAACATGCAGCGGTTTCTCCGGGAGCACGAGGTCCCGGTGCCCGAGATCTATTGGGTCGCCGAATCGGAAGGTTGCCTTTTACTCGAGGACCTCGGCGACCTACCCCTTGCCCAAGCTGCTGAAAAAGCTGAGGATTCAGAGAGGGAAGTGCTGATGAAGCAGGCGGTCTCGCTGCTCGCCAAACTCGCGACCGCCGATTCTCGGGCAAAGTCTGCCTGCTTCGCTCTGGAACAGACTTACGGAGCTGATGCGATTGCCCGGGAACTCCAAATTACCGCGACTCATGGCCTGGGCCATGCGCAGGGAGTGGGAATTCGGCCGGCGGGCGCCGACCCCGAGCTCGAGAGCGCTCTCGCTGCTCTCGGCAAGCGTCTGGAGAAGCAACCCCTCGGCCTGATGCACCGCGACTATCATGCCTGGAATCTCCATATCGACCCCACAGACCAGCTGCGCGTGATCGATTTTCAGGATGCCACGCGCGGCCCCCTGCTTTACGACCTTGCAAGCCTGCTCACCGACCGGGATACCGATCGGTTCGTCAATCCCGAGCTGGAGTCCGATCTGCTCGTTTATTGGCATGAGGAAATGGGCCGCTGCGGCCAACATCCATACCCTGACGGGAACGAGCTGAGAGAAGCCTATTTTGTGGCGGTCGCCTACCGAACCCTGCGAGTCATCGGTCGTTTTGGCGTTCTGGCACTGGAGCTCGAGAAACCGGGCTATTTCGAGCGTTATGCGCCGCGTATGGCCCAGCAGACCATGCGGGCTCTCGACAATCTGGGCGAGGAAGAACTCGCCGACCTCCTTTTCCAGAGGAGCCCGATTTTCTCATGA
- a CDS encoding NDP-sugar synthase: MSHPPARAIILAAGRGSRLRPLTDTVPKPLVPAGGKPLIEHGLALLKAHGITDVVINVHHLREKIIAELGDGARLGMHLQYSVEEKLLDSGGGIRQAAQFMDRNQTEADKDTPLLVLNADVVTDVSLTRLLAEHHRSEASISLVLRNDPKAEAYGLFGTDKEGRIRRFLGKGAPAAGLDEYMFASVQVLKPAILREMPPEGAFSTMRGLYPQLFAAGVPFQGFIHHGRWYTSDTAEDLRALEEGLGREGPMIFDPT, from the coding sequence ATGAGCCATCCGCCCGCGCGTGCAATCATTCTCGCGGCCGGTCGGGGTTCCCGACTCCGGCCATTGACCGACACCGTGCCCAAGCCGCTGGTGCCGGCGGGCGGCAAGCCTCTGATCGAGCACGGATTGGCTCTCCTCAAAGCCCACGGAATTACCGACGTCGTCATCAATGTTCATCATTTGCGCGAGAAAATCATTGCGGAATTAGGTGACGGGGCGCGGCTGGGCATGCATCTGCAATACTCCGTCGAGGAGAAATTGCTCGATAGCGGAGGTGGCATCCGCCAGGCCGCACAGTTCATGGACCGCAACCAGACGGAGGCAGACAAGGATACGCCGCTGTTGGTCCTGAACGCGGACGTCGTCACCGATGTGTCCCTGACCCGGCTTCTGGCCGAACACCACCGAAGCGAGGCCAGTATTTCTCTCGTGTTACGAAACGACCCGAAAGCGGAGGCGTACGGACTCTTCGGAACCGACAAGGAAGGTCGGATCCGCCGCTTTCTCGGCAAGGGAGCCCCTGCAGCCGGCCTGGACGAATATATGTTCGCCTCGGTGCAGGTCCTCAAACCGGCGATCCTGCGAGAAATGCCTCCCGAGGGGGCCTTCAGCACCATGCGTGGCCTCTATCCCCAACTTTTCGCTGCCGGAGTTCCGTTTCAGGGATTTATCCACCACGGGCGTTGGTATACCTCGGATACCGCAGAAGACCTGCGGGCTCTCGAAGAGGGGCTAGGCCGCGAAGGCCCGATGATTTTCGATCCCACCTGA